From Echinicola soli, a single genomic window includes:
- a CDS encoding RagB/SusD family nutrient uptake outer membrane protein, producing MKLYKTNIIASAVALLTLGACADSFLEIQPKGTNLEANYYQNQQEAYNGLVAVYDVVGWTGNGFVTKQNTLNAASDDHYAGGGGPTDITALQVWSNYTLDPATGPQSELWRKGFSGVFRANVLLQKLPEIPMDESLKARYAAETQFLRAYFYFDLVRLFENIPLLTSPVPTSEMYDVPQADPSAVYQLIESDLKAAIQTLPTTVDMATEAGRATIGMARALLGKVYLRQEKFDLAAQEFAAVNGIPGETSQYGYKLLDKFADLWVVDNKFNSESIFEINFTSQSNGEWGCVSCTEGNVLNIMVGPRGYNAISPDAPDFVSGWSFLPFTENFFSTIQGDPRSYATVANLDSLEKAGAVTYEKGYMNTGYFLKKFAGREADRSTGGGVMELNFRQNMYEIRLADTYLLEAEALVRGGGDAGRAQQLVDAIRARVGLSPIPATLENILNERRIELAGEGHRWFDLIRNGLAADVLSDRGFMAGKHEILPIPLLELDNTLIEQNQEYGGTK from the coding sequence ATGAAATTATATAAAACCAATATTATCGCCTCAGCGGTCGCCCTACTTACCTTAGGGGCCTGCGCTGATTCCTTTCTGGAAATCCAGCCAAAAGGCACCAATCTCGAAGCCAACTACTACCAAAACCAACAAGAAGCTTATAATGGACTGGTAGCTGTTTACGATGTAGTGGGATGGACAGGCAATGGCTTTGTCACTAAGCAAAATACTTTAAACGCTGCTTCCGATGACCACTATGCTGGCGGAGGAGGCCCCACGGACATTACCGCCTTGCAGGTTTGGTCAAACTACACCCTTGACCCCGCTACTGGCCCCCAGAGTGAATTATGGCGTAAAGGTTTCTCTGGTGTATTCAGGGCCAATGTATTGCTGCAGAAGCTCCCTGAAATTCCTATGGACGAAAGCCTAAAGGCAAGGTATGCTGCCGAAACACAATTTCTAAGGGCCTATTTCTACTTTGATCTGGTGAGGCTATTTGAAAACATTCCGTTGCTGACATCACCTGTCCCTACCAGTGAGATGTATGATGTACCACAAGCTGACCCTTCAGCGGTGTACCAGCTAATAGAAAGCGACCTTAAAGCCGCCATTCAAACGCTACCAACCACAGTGGACATGGCCACCGAAGCAGGAAGAGCCACGATCGGCATGGCCAGGGCACTGCTTGGAAAAGTATATCTCCGTCAGGAAAAGTTTGATTTGGCTGCACAGGAATTTGCAGCTGTCAACGGCATTCCGGGAGAGACCAGTCAATATGGATATAAGCTGCTGGACAAATTTGCCGACTTGTGGGTGGTTGACAATAAGTTCAACAGCGAATCCATATTTGAAATCAACTTCACCAGCCAATCCAATGGCGAATGGGGATGCGTAAGCTGCACAGAAGGCAACGTACTCAACATCATGGTCGGCCCAAGGGGATACAACGCCATCAGCCCGGATGCTCCTGACTTTGTTTCCGGCTGGAGCTTCTTGCCCTTTACGGAAAACTTCTTCAGCACCATCCAAGGTGATCCTCGATCCTATGCCACAGTAGCCAATCTGGACAGCCTCGAAAAAGCCGGGGCGGTAACCTATGAAAAAGGCTATATGAATACGGGATATTTCCTGAAAAAATTCGCAGGAAGAGAAGCGGATCGCTCCACTGGTGGTGGAGTCATGGAACTTAATTTCCGCCAAAACATGTATGAAATCAGGTTAGCAGACACCTACCTGCTAGAAGCCGAAGCCCTCGTAAGAGGAGGCGGAGATGCTGGACGTGCCCAGCAACTGGTGGATGCTATTCGTGCGAGAGTAGGGCTTTCCCCTATACCTGCCACCCTGGAAAATATCCTGAACGAACGAAGAATCGAACTCGCAGGAGAAGGGCACAGATGGTTT
- a CDS encoding SusC/RagA family TonB-linked outer membrane protein, with protein sequence MERRITIFFISCLLLLPMLSHAQNNEITGNVTLKSDGEPLPGVAVMIEGSGTGTITGVDGNYTIQASQGNVLVFSLLGMEPQKITISNQTTLNVQLEENLSALEEVVVVGYGVQKKSVVTGAISSVKASDLESMPINRVEQALQGRTSGLTIASSSGQPGAGATVRVRGLTTFGNNDPLWVVDGVVVDNGGIGYLNQSDIESIEVLKDAASQAIYGARAAAGVILVTTKKGEAGKMRVNYNGFYGTSAPAQKLGLLDASQYAMIRNEAATNAGNTAPFADPESYGKGTDWQDLIFNNSAKRQNHELSISGGNEKSTFYASFGYLDQEGIVASDISRYKRTNFRLNSEHQLAKWLKVGQNLGYAHDKSIGLGNTNSEFGGPLSSAINLDPITPVVITDPTAANQPPYSTNPVIRDAMGRPYGISTIVAQEMTNPLAYTQTRLGNYSWSDNFVGNVYAEAEPIKGLKLRSTLGAKLSYWGSESFTPIFYLNATNVSNQTNFTRGQNRRFDWNLENTISYTKSIDKHNFTILLGQGAYLDNRGRSTSVTFFNVPADNFDDASLNFKVPNDQRSADGSEGAGHTVSSLFARANYNYAEKYLLEALVRRDGSSRFGPNNRYGIFPSFSAGWVVSQEAFWPTNAVVDFLKVRGGYGIVGNDNIGDFAFLSTIGSGRNYTIGNTGSYAIGYSPNAPSNPDLKWEETSQANIGFEATLFGDFNITFDWYKKVTKGILQNPRIPGYVGAISNPAANIADMENTGVELELGYRKLLGEVELSLNGNVSYLQNEVTNLGTEISYLSGGQSFQASSYPITRTAVGQSMNSFYGFQTQGIFQTVEDVENYTNGDGEMIQPDAQPGDFIWADLDEDGQITEADRTFIGNPTPTWSYGFTASVQWNNFDLVFFGQGVAGNKIFQGLRRLDIGNANWQTEVLDRWTGPGTSNDHPRIVEGDPNKNFNNPSDFYLEDGDYFRIKTLQLGYTLPKSITQKAGMNRARIYVMSENLATFTKYTGYDPEIGGGVMSIDRGIYPQARSYMLGVQIGF encoded by the coding sequence ATGGAAAGAAGAATTACTATTTTCTTCATTTCCTGTCTTCTCCTCCTGCCCATGCTAAGTCATGCGCAAAACAATGAGATCACAGGTAACGTAACACTCAAAAGTGACGGGGAGCCACTCCCCGGTGTAGCAGTAATGATCGAAGGTTCCGGCACCGGAACCATTACAGGTGTAGATGGAAATTATACCATCCAAGCATCCCAAGGCAATGTATTGGTCTTCAGCCTCCTGGGCATGGAGCCCCAAAAAATCACTATCAGCAACCAAACCACCCTTAACGTCCAACTGGAAGAAAATCTCAGTGCGCTCGAAGAAGTCGTCGTCGTAGGATATGGAGTCCAGAAAAAAAGTGTCGTTACCGGTGCCATCTCCAGTGTAAAAGCCAGTGACCTGGAGAGCATGCCTATCAACCGAGTGGAACAGGCACTCCAAGGACGGACCTCAGGGCTCACCATTGCCTCCAGCTCCGGCCAACCTGGCGCTGGTGCTACTGTTAGAGTCCGAGGGCTCACGACCTTTGGCAATAACGACCCGCTATGGGTAGTCGATGGCGTCGTGGTCGACAATGGCGGCATTGGATACTTAAATCAATCCGATATCGAATCCATTGAAGTACTGAAAGATGCCGCTTCACAAGCCATCTATGGAGCTAGGGCAGCAGCAGGTGTGATCCTGGTCACCACCAAAAAAGGTGAAGCCGGAAAAATGCGCGTCAACTATAATGGCTTCTATGGCACCTCGGCACCAGCACAAAAGCTGGGCCTGCTCGATGCGAGCCAATACGCCATGATCAGAAATGAAGCCGCTACCAATGCCGGTAATACCGCGCCATTCGCCGACCCGGAAAGCTATGGTAAGGGCACGGATTGGCAGGACCTGATCTTTAACAACAGTGCCAAACGGCAAAACCATGAATTAAGCATCAGCGGAGGAAATGAAAAATCCACTTTTTATGCCTCATTTGGCTATCTGGACCAAGAAGGCATCGTCGCCAGTGACATTTCCAGGTACAAAAGAACCAATTTCCGCTTGAACTCAGAGCATCAACTTGCCAAGTGGCTGAAAGTGGGCCAGAACCTTGGCTATGCACATGACAAGTCCATCGGACTGGGCAACACCAACAGTGAATTCGGCGGACCACTAAGCTCTGCGATCAACCTGGATCCGATCACGCCTGTGGTCATCACTGATCCCACTGCTGCCAATCAGCCGCCATACAGCACCAATCCAGTGATCCGGGATGCCATGGGAAGGCCTTATGGAATCTCTACCATCGTCGCACAGGAAATGACCAACCCCCTTGCCTACACCCAAACACGCCTGGGCAACTATAGCTGGTCAGACAATTTTGTTGGCAATGTTTATGCAGAAGCAGAACCGATCAAAGGACTGAAACTGCGATCGACTTTAGGTGCAAAACTCTCCTATTGGGGAAGCGAATCGTTTACGCCTATCTTCTATTTGAACGCTACCAATGTTTCTAACCAAACCAATTTTACCCGTGGCCAAAACAGAAGATTCGATTGGAACTTGGAAAACACCATTTCCTACACCAAGTCGATTGACAAGCACAACTTCACGATACTCCTGGGACAAGGTGCCTACCTGGACAATCGAGGCCGGAGCACTAGCGTAACGTTCTTCAATGTCCCTGCAGATAACTTTGACGATGCGTCCCTGAACTTCAAAGTCCCCAATGACCAGCGAAGTGCAGACGGCTCAGAAGGAGCTGGGCATACGGTAAGCTCACTGTTTGCACGGGCCAACTACAATTATGCGGAAAAATACCTTTTGGAGGCATTGGTAAGGAGAGACGGTTCCTCTCGATTTGGCCCAAACAACCGCTACGGCATATTCCCTTCCTTCTCTGCAGGATGGGTCGTTTCCCAAGAAGCCTTCTGGCCTACCAACGCCGTAGTGGACTTTCTGAAAGTTCGAGGCGGCTACGGCATCGTAGGGAATGACAACATTGGTGACTTTGCCTTCCTTTCCACTATAGGAAGCGGGAGAAACTACACCATTGGCAATACAGGAAGTTACGCCATTGGTTACAGTCCTAATGCCCCCTCCAATCCTGACCTAAAGTGGGAAGAGACCAGCCAGGCCAATATTGGCTTTGAAGCAACCCTTTTCGGTGACTTTAACATCACCTTTGACTGGTATAAAAAAGTCACCAAAGGCATACTTCAAAACCCCAGGATACCAGGGTATGTCGGAGCCATTTCCAACCCCGCAGCCAATATTGCTGACATGGAAAACACAGGGGTAGAATTGGAATTAGGATACAGAAAGCTACTGGGTGAGGTGGAGCTCTCCCTAAACGGAAATGTTTCTTACCTGCAAAACGAAGTGACCAATCTAGGGACGGAGATCTCTTACCTTTCTGGAGGGCAAAGCTTCCAGGCAAGCTCCTATCCCATCACCCGTACAGCAGTGGGCCAATCCATGAATTCCTTCTACGGATTCCAAACACAAGGCATTTTCCAAACTGTGGAAGATGTCGAAAACTACACCAATGGAGACGGCGAAATGATCCAGCCCGACGCCCAGCCTGGGGACTTTATCTGGGCAGACCTGGACGAGGATGGCCAAATAACGGAAGCCGACCGTACTTTTATCGGCAACCCCACCCCAACTTGGTCCTACGGCTTCACTGCCAGTGTCCAATGGAATAATTTTGACCTGGTATTCTTTGGTCAAGGTGTAGCGGGAAATAAGATCTTCCAAGGCTTAAGACGGCTGGACATAGGCAATGCCAACTGGCAAACGGAAGTCCTGGACCGCTGGACAGGCCCAGGCACCTCCAATGACCACCCGAGGATCGTAGAAGGTGATCCAAACAAAAATTTCAACAACCCTTCTGATTTTTACCTTGAAGATGGTGACTACTTCCGGATCAAAACCCTTCAATTGGGCTATACACTTCCTAAAAGCATCACCCAAAAAGCAGGTATGAACCGCGCACGGATCTACGTCATGAGCGAAAACCTCGCCACGTTCACGAAGTACACTGGATACGACCCTGAGATTGGCGGTGGTGTGATGAGTATCGACCGGGGCATCTATCCTCAGGCAAGATCTTACATGTTAGGTGTTCAAATCGGCTTTTAA
- a CDS encoding triple tyrosine motif-containing protein: MRSALLSIVLLMMLGHYSLGQRQLAAPNIINYNNLAYQAGLQNWSTAQDKEGILYFGNNEGLLTFNGRYWNLHQLPNQTIIRSVKLDKDGRIFVGGQDDIGYFSPQANGTLQFTSLKNLIPEEDRDFADIWNIVVHNDEVYFMEFTKILHYKGNSIRVYKSNTEWKYLGAADGQVYAHEEGHGLLRFNGEVWQPVLDKATSDLPDINGIIKAGEDSLLVSSPDRGLFLIQNRKITKLKTNFDSLLTSQRLNCISRINDRWIGLGTKSSGLLIMDNSGKLVQHYSYREGMQTNNVRSIFVDRNKGLWLGLDDGIDYIAINGAIKQIHPDKNKRVTGYAAAYHQDHLYIGTADGLYQFDFTEKEDDLSFSKGRFSTVKSSTGQVWNLQTINDHLLMAHEEGAFFIENTTAFQVYPAPGTWLFQPASPILPSNKVFIGTYTGLYNIDYESGAFGHHQHLNGLSESLRFMVMDYQNNRIWGSHPYRGIFRLDLSADQSRISATKIYTAKNGLPSDLYNYIFRIKNRIVVATEDGIYEYNEQQDLFIPSNIVNRNLKGVSIQHLKEDREGNIWYVSNKNVSVIDFNQPHNDTPFTITHLPELSGKVVGGHESIYPLDRQNIFIGANKGFFHINYDKYRKNITQPDVLIGKVTLFGKKDSVLFGGHKPTLPSQSPDEPSLPYSWNSFHFEYSSTIFGQFSNLEYSYMLEGFDRSWSAWSSKSEKDYTNLPAGNYSFKVKSRNNLGNESPINTYHFTVLPAWYNSFWSYCVYLLILSGAIYLILKWQKKKHLKEQSHLKHFHQLELDRNEKEIVNLKNEKLQADINYKNQELASTTMHLVQRGKVLTKIKEELMVLGKNHKLENESTDFKRLLKLISEVERSDSDWDRFSMHFDHVHSNFLSTLKEKYPELTPNELKICAFLKMNLSSKEIAQLLSISPKAVEVGRYRLRKKLQLSPDTNLFDFLIQTTSGSDQTDTTNLPKP, from the coding sequence ATGCGAAGTGCTTTACTGTCCATAGTTTTATTGATGATGCTAGGCCATTACAGCCTGGGACAGCGACAATTGGCCGCTCCCAACATCATCAATTATAACAACCTGGCCTACCAAGCTGGACTCCAAAATTGGTCTACCGCCCAGGATAAAGAAGGGATCCTGTACTTTGGAAACAATGAAGGGCTGCTCACTTTTAACGGCCGCTACTGGAACCTCCACCAACTCCCTAATCAAACCATCATCAGGTCGGTAAAGTTGGACAAGGACGGGAGAATATTCGTAGGTGGACAAGACGACATTGGCTATTTCTCTCCACAAGCCAATGGAACACTCCAATTCACCTCTCTCAAGAACCTTATCCCTGAAGAGGACAGGGATTTTGCAGACATATGGAACATCGTGGTCCATAATGACGAGGTGTACTTCATGGAGTTTACTAAAATCCTACACTATAAAGGAAATAGCATCCGAGTTTATAAGTCAAACACAGAATGGAAATATTTAGGCGCTGCTGATGGACAGGTATATGCCCATGAAGAAGGCCATGGATTGCTCAGGTTTAATGGGGAGGTCTGGCAACCTGTCCTCGACAAAGCCACTTCCGACCTTCCTGACATCAATGGAATCATCAAAGCCGGGGAAGATTCCCTTTTGGTTTCTTCGCCCGATCGCGGACTATTCTTAATCCAAAACAGAAAAATCACCAAACTAAAAACTAACTTCGACTCTTTACTGACCAGCCAACGCCTCAATTGCATTTCCCGAATCAATGACCGATGGATCGGGCTGGGAACCAAATCTTCAGGGCTACTGATCATGGATAACTCAGGCAAATTGGTTCAACACTACTCCTACAGGGAAGGCATGCAAACCAATAATGTCCGCAGTATTTTTGTGGATAGAAACAAAGGTCTCTGGCTAGGCCTGGATGACGGCATTGACTATATCGCAATCAATGGAGCCATCAAACAAATCCATCCGGACAAAAATAAAAGGGTCACGGGCTATGCTGCTGCTTACCACCAAGACCATTTATATATCGGCACGGCTGACGGGCTATACCAATTTGATTTCACGGAAAAAGAGGATGACCTCAGTTTCAGCAAGGGCAGGTTTTCTACTGTCAAGTCCAGCACAGGCCAGGTATGGAACCTACAAACCATCAATGACCATTTGCTTATGGCCCATGAAGAAGGTGCTTTCTTTATCGAAAACACCACTGCCTTTCAGGTATATCCCGCTCCGGGCACTTGGCTTTTCCAGCCTGCCTCTCCTATTCTTCCCTCCAACAAAGTATTTATTGGAACCTACACTGGGTTATACAATATTGATTATGAATCGGGGGCTTTCGGACACCATCAGCATCTAAATGGGCTGTCGGAATCACTGCGGTTCATGGTAATGGACTACCAAAACAATCGTATATGGGGTTCCCACCCCTACCGTGGGATCTTCAGGCTTGACCTTTCAGCTGACCAATCCCGGATCTCCGCTACTAAGATCTATACCGCTAAAAACGGACTTCCATCGGATCTATACAATTATATCTTCCGAATCAAGAACAGGATCGTAGTGGCCACAGAAGATGGCATTTACGAATATAATGAGCAGCAAGACCTGTTTATCCCATCCAACATCGTCAACCGAAACCTAAAAGGCGTCAGCATACAGCACCTGAAAGAAGATCGCGAAGGGAATATTTGGTATGTCTCCAACAAGAATGTAAGTGTCATTGATTTTAACCAGCCCCATAACGACACCCCGTTTACGATCACCCACCTTCCGGAACTATCAGGAAAAGTCGTCGGTGGGCACGAAAGCATCTACCCCTTAGACCGGCAAAACATCTTTATAGGTGCCAATAAAGGATTCTTTCACATCAATTATGACAAGTATCGCAAAAACATCACCCAACCCGATGTCCTTATCGGTAAGGTAACCTTATTTGGAAAGAAAGACAGTGTGCTCTTTGGAGGGCACAAGCCAACCCTGCCCTCCCAATCTCCGGATGAGCCGTCTCTACCGTATTCATGGAACTCCTTCCACTTTGAATACTCGAGTACAATCTTTGGTCAGTTTAGCAACTTAGAATACAGCTATATGCTGGAGGGCTTTGACCGATCTTGGTCCGCATGGAGCAGTAAAAGCGAAAAAGACTATACCAACTTGCCCGCAGGCAATTATTCCTTCAAGGTAAAATCAAGGAATAACCTGGGCAATGAATCTCCAATCAACACCTATCACTTTACGGTCCTACCAGCTTGGTACAATTCCTTCTGGAGCTACTGTGTTTACCTGCTTATATTAAGCGGTGCCATTTATCTTATTCTTAAATGGCAAAAGAAAAAGCACTTGAAAGAGCAATCTCACCTTAAGCATTTCCACCAGCTTGAGCTGGACAGAAATGAAAAAGAAATCGTAAACCTAAAAAACGAAAAGCTTCAGGCGGACATCAATTATAAAAACCAAGAACTGGCCTCCACCACCATGCACTTGGTCCAGCGAGGCAAGGTCCTCACAAAAATCAAAGAAGAACTTATGGTATTGGGAAAAAACCATAAGCTGGAAAATGAATCTACCGATTTCAAACGTCTTCTAAAGCTGATCAGCGAAGTGGAACGAAGCGATAGTGACTGGGATCGTTTCTCGATGCACTTTGACCATGTCCACTCTAATTTTTTAAGCACCTTAAAGGAAAAATACCCAGAACTGACACCAAACGAGCTCAAGATTTGCGCTTTTCTGAAGATGAACCTTTCCTCCAAAGAAATCGCCCAATTGCTCAGCATCTCACCTAAAGCGGTGGAGGTAGGCAGGTACCGTCTACGTAAAAAACTTCAACTTTCCCCGGATACCAACTTATTTGATTTTCTAATCCAGACCACTAGTGGGTCCGACCAGACAGACACTACCAACCTCCCAAAACCATAA
- a CDS encoding M20/M25/M40 family metallo-hydrolase, protein MGCTVAAQISDTRITEDEIEQHLTFLTSSKTKGRYPGTAGNRRVVKYIRSEFEQYGLKSFNGDYLQKFNAKLRTADGEESSKEVKTWNVVGYIEGNDNHYKKEYIVIGAHYDHLGYGGPSSKKPGSEEIHPGADDNASGVSALLEIAEKMARNRYMLDRSVIFVSFGAEEQGLLGSKYFVEHLPVDKEKVKLMINMDMIGRLNTEKQIYMGGAGTFPGGVKLMKELGIQMGLNPVVHAGEVGGSDHVSFYKEGISVVGLHTGGHSEYHRPEDTMDLINIGGERTIAEYIYKVLIRVVNENYELTFINQD, encoded by the coding sequence ATGGGATGTACGGTAGCAGCCCAAATAAGCGATACCAGAATTACGGAGGATGAGATTGAGCAACATTTGACGTTTTTAACATCATCCAAAACAAAAGGCAGATATCCAGGTACTGCCGGAAACCGTAGAGTAGTAAAGTATATTAGGTCTGAATTTGAGCAATATGGTCTTAAAAGTTTCAATGGAGACTATCTACAGAAATTTAATGCCAAGCTAAGGACTGCTGATGGAGAGGAGTCCAGCAAGGAGGTGAAGACATGGAATGTGGTAGGTTATATTGAAGGCAATGATAATCATTACAAAAAGGAGTATATCGTGATCGGTGCCCATTATGATCATTTGGGGTATGGCGGCCCTTCTTCAAAGAAGCCAGGGAGTGAGGAGATTCATCCTGGTGCCGATGACAATGCCAGCGGAGTTTCTGCCTTATTGGAAATTGCTGAAAAGATGGCAAGAAATAGGTATATGCTGGATAGGAGTGTGATATTTGTTTCTTTTGGAGCAGAAGAACAAGGCCTTTTGGGATCCAAATATTTTGTGGAGCATCTTCCTGTGGATAAGGAGAAAGTAAAACTCATGATCAATATGGATATGATCGGCAGGTTAAATACCGAGAAGCAAATCTATATGGGCGGAGCCGGGACTTTTCCTGGTGGGGTTAAACTCATGAAAGAACTGGGGATTCAGATGGGGTTAAACCCTGTCGTGCATGCTGGCGAAGTAGGTGGATCTGATCACGTTTCTTTTTACAAAGAAGGGATATCAGTTGTAGGCCTTCATACCGGTGGACATTCAGAGTACCATCGTCCCGAAGACACCATGGATTTGATCAATATTGGTGGGGAAAGGACAATTGCGGAGTATATTTACAAGGTGTTGATACGTGTAGTCAATGAAAATTATGAGCTGACTTTTATTAATCAGGATTAG
- a CDS encoding SDR family NAD(P)-dependent oxidoreductase, protein MNISKTNRPVAIVTGGASGLGMATAKKLCDNSIKTIIIGRNRTKLVKAQEELGPNCHYYAFDLNDLKNIPELIRSIIADHGKIDILVNNAGINMKKPFMEVTDEEFQQIITTNVSAVFSLSREVAKIMTSQKSGTIVNISSMASQYGIPKVIAYTASKSAIEGMTKAMAVELSPLGIRVNCVAPGFIATEMSAKALNGDPERKQKVLSRTPMGALGNPEHIADAVYYLASESASYVTGTVLPVDGGNSIGF, encoded by the coding sequence ATGAACATTTCAAAAACAAACAGACCAGTAGCCATCGTCACTGGTGGCGCGTCAGGGCTTGGAATGGCCACTGCCAAAAAGCTCTGTGACAACAGTATCAAAACCATCATTATCGGCAGAAACAGGACCAAACTGGTGAAAGCCCAAGAAGAACTTGGTCCTAATTGCCATTACTATGCTTTTGACTTAAACGATCTGAAAAATATCCCGGAATTGATCCGCTCCATCATAGCTGATCATGGGAAAATTGACATTTTGGTCAACAATGCCGGCATCAATATGAAAAAGCCATTTATGGAAGTCACCGACGAGGAATTTCAACAAATCATCACCACAAATGTATCGGCTGTATTTTCGCTGAGCAGGGAAGTAGCCAAGATCATGACCAGTCAAAAAAGCGGAACAATCGTCAATATCAGCTCAATGGCATCCCAATATGGCATCCCAAAAGTCATCGCCTATACCGCATCCAAATCTGCCATCGAAGGCATGACCAAAGCCATGGCGGTAGAGCTCTCGCCGTTGGGCATCAGGGTAAATTGTGTGGCACCGGGATTTATCGCCACAGAAATGTCTGCCAAGGCCCTCAACGGAGACCCTGAAAGAAAACAGAAAGTACTCTCCAGAACTCCCATGGGAGCGCTCGGCAACCCGGAACATATTGCCGACGCTGTTTATTACCTCGCCTCAGAAAGTGCTAGTTATGTCACAGGAACAGTACTGCCTGTGGACGGGGGTAATTCTATTGGTTTTTGA